The Tardiphaga alba genome includes a window with the following:
- a CDS encoding polyamine ABC transporter substrate-binding protein, producing the protein MRKARLAFAAAAALILASPAQAQQRVINFYNWSNYMAPGVLEDFTKETGIKVVYDTFDANETLETRLLAGKSGYDVVVPTAYFLQRQIKAKVFQPLDKSKLPNLANAWPEVTKRLATYDADNAHAANFMWGTTGIGYNVKQVAKILGPDAKIDSWDIVFKPENLAKFKDCGVHMLDSADDILPAALNYLGLDPNSTKAPDLEKAADVLAKIRPSVRKFHSSEYLNGLATGEICLVMGWSGDIIQARARAAEAKNGVEIGYAIPKEGAQMFFDNFAIPADAKNVAEAYELINYLYRPDVAAKNSNYLGYANGNLASQKLVDAKIIGDKTIYPDEAMLAKLFIITARDPATQRVINRLWTKVKTGK; encoded by the coding sequence ATGCGCAAGGCGAGACTGGCATTTGCGGCTGCGGCCGCATTGATACTGGCCTCGCCCGCGCAGGCGCAGCAGCGTGTGATCAATTTCTACAACTGGTCGAACTATATGGCGCCGGGAGTCCTTGAGGACTTCACGAAAGAGACCGGCATCAAGGTCGTCTACGACACGTTCGACGCCAATGAGACGCTGGAGACGCGTCTGCTCGCCGGAAAGTCCGGCTATGATGTGGTCGTGCCCACTGCTTACTTCCTGCAGCGTCAGATCAAGGCGAAAGTTTTTCAGCCGCTCGACAAGAGTAAGCTGCCGAACCTCGCCAATGCATGGCCGGAAGTGACAAAGCGGCTCGCGACCTATGATGCCGACAACGCCCATGCGGCCAACTTCATGTGGGGCACCACCGGCATCGGCTACAACGTCAAGCAGGTCGCGAAAATCCTCGGACCGGATGCGAAGATCGACAGCTGGGACATCGTGTTCAAGCCGGAGAACCTCGCAAAATTCAAGGATTGCGGCGTCCACATGCTGGATAGCGCCGACGACATTCTGCCAGCCGCGTTGAACTATCTCGGCCTCGATCCGAATTCGACCAAGGCTCCCGATCTGGAGAAGGCGGCGGATGTACTCGCCAAAATTCGTCCGAGCGTGCGCAAATTTCACTCCTCCGAATATCTGAACGGCCTCGCCACCGGCGAGATTTGCCTCGTGATGGGCTGGTCCGGCGACATCATCCAGGCACGTGCGCGGGCGGCGGAGGCGAAAAACGGCGTCGAGATCGGTTACGCGATCCCGAAAGAGGGCGCGCAGATGTTCTTCGACAACTTTGCCATTCCGGCGGATGCGAAGAACGTCGCCGAGGCCTATGAGCTGATCAACTATCTCTACCGACCGGACGTCGCAGCGAAGAACTCGAACTATCTCGGCTATGCCAACGGCAATCTCGCCAGCCAGAAGCTGGTGGATGCGAAGATCATCGGCGACAAGACAATTTATCCGGACGAGGCGATGCTGGCGAAGTTGTTCATCATCACGGCGCGCGATCCGGCGACACAGCGGGTCATCAACCGGCTGTGGACGAAGGTGAAGACGGGGAAGTGA
- a CDS encoding lipid A biosynthesis lauroyl acyltransferase codes for MLRLLLRTKARIRDALKPAGEAAVGALTIGLLRTTRYFDPVKTANLFGKITRRIGPLLREDKIARANLVAAFPEKSPEEINRIVTGVWDNMGRMGAEFAHLDRIWDYDVTNPGKPSNVEFSKRTGEIFDALRDDGKPALIFASHLGNWEIPALAAVAHGLDTAVLYRPPNIAAADRAIKSIRAVSMGNLIAASHDAPVKLAHALDEGKHVAMLVDQWFTKGAEVDFFGRKTRANPMLPRLLRQVDCPIHGVRVIRLPNHRFRIELSEEVKPVRTADGKVDIAGTMQAVTSVLEGWIREYPDQWLWLHRRWR; via the coding sequence ATGCTCCGCCTGCTGCTTCGCACCAAGGCGCGCATCCGCGACGCCCTGAAGCCGGCAGGCGAAGCCGCCGTCGGCGCGCTGACCATCGGCCTGCTGCGCACCACGCGCTATTTCGATCCGGTCAAGACCGCCAACCTGTTCGGCAAGATCACCCGCCGGATCGGGCCGCTGTTGCGCGAGGACAAGATCGCGCGCGCGAATCTCGTCGCTGCGTTTCCCGAAAAGTCGCCGGAAGAGATCAACCGCATCGTCACCGGCGTGTGGGACAATATGGGACGGATGGGCGCCGAGTTCGCGCATCTCGATCGCATCTGGGATTACGACGTCACCAATCCCGGCAAGCCGAGCAATGTGGAATTCTCCAAGCGCACCGGCGAGATTTTCGATGCGCTCCGCGATGACGGCAAGCCGGCGCTCATCTTTGCGAGCCATCTCGGCAATTGGGAGATCCCTGCCCTCGCCGCGGTCGCGCATGGGCTCGACACGGCGGTGCTGTATCGCCCACCGAACATTGCGGCTGCCGATCGCGCCATCAAGAGCATCCGTGCGGTCAGCATGGGCAACCTGATTGCCGCCAGCCACGATGCGCCGGTCAAACTCGCGCATGCGCTCGACGAGGGCAAGCATGTGGCCATGCTAGTGGATCAGTGGTTCACCAAGGGCGCCGAGGTGGATTTCTTCGGCCGCAAGACACGCGCCAATCCAATGCTGCCGCGCCTGCTGCGTCAGGTGGATTGCCCGATCCATGGCGTGCGCGTGATCCGCCTGCCGAACCATCGCTTCCGCATCGAGCTATCCGAGGAAGTGAAGCCGGTGCGCACGGCCGACGGCAAGGTGGATATCGCCGGCACCATGCAAGCGGTGACGTCGGTGCTGGAAGGCTGGATCAGGGAATATCCGGATCAGTGGCTGTGGCTGCACAGAAGGTGGCGGTAG
- a CDS encoding beta-ketoacyl-ACP synthase, with translation MSATRDKFGRPIVVVTGMGVATSLGAGKQDNWKKLTAGESGIRTITRFPIEGMKTTMAGTVDFLNVDPFSSTDLGEKLGELVAEEAIAQAGIGAKGDFPGPLFLAVAPVEVEWPQRQALAKAAGANTDINYDTLLRTAGSGGFTEYHRRFLFGSVADSLADTFGTKGSPISLSTACASGATAIQLGVEAIRRGEADAALCVGTDGSVNPEALIRFSLLSALSTNNETPSKASRPFAKNREGFVMAEGAGALVLESLESAKARGAKILGIVAGCGELADNFHRTRSSPDGKPIIGCVKNGLIDAGMTVDQIDYINAHGTGTPENDKMEYLGISTVFGELAKTVPVSSNKSMVGHTLSAAGAVEAVFSLLTIEHQRIPPTINYDVPDPTIPFDVVPNTARDAKVTAVMSNSFGFGGQNASLILTGEPV, from the coding sequence ATGTCAGCAACCCGCGATAAATTCGGCCGACCGATCGTCGTCGTCACCGGCATGGGCGTTGCGACTTCGCTCGGCGCCGGCAAGCAAGACAACTGGAAGAAGCTGACCGCCGGCGAATCCGGCATCCGCACCATCACGCGCTTCCCCATCGAGGGCATGAAGACGACGATGGCCGGCACCGTGGACTTCCTGAACGTCGATCCGTTCTCCTCCACCGATCTCGGCGAGAAGCTCGGCGAACTCGTTGCGGAAGAAGCGATCGCCCAGGCCGGCATCGGCGCCAAGGGTGACTTCCCCGGCCCGCTGTTTCTCGCCGTCGCGCCGGTCGAAGTGGAATGGCCGCAGCGCCAGGCGCTCGCCAAGGCTGCCGGCGCCAACACCGACATCAATTACGACACGCTGCTGCGCACCGCCGGCTCCGGCGGCTTCACCGAATATCACCGCCGCTTCCTGTTCGGCTCGGTGGCCGACTCGCTCGCCGATACATTCGGCACCAAGGGCTCGCCGATCTCGCTCTCCACCGCCTGCGCATCGGGCGCGACTGCGATCCAGCTCGGCGTCGAAGCCATCCGTCGCGGCGAAGCCGATGCGGCGCTGTGCGTCGGCACCGATGGTTCAGTCAATCCGGAAGCGCTGATCCGCTTCTCGCTGCTGTCGGCTCTCTCTACCAATAACGAAACGCCCTCGAAGGCTTCGCGCCCGTTCGCGAAGAACCGCGAAGGCTTTGTGATGGCCGAAGGCGCCGGCGCGCTGGTGCTGGAGAGCCTGGAATCGGCAAAGGCGCGCGGCGCAAAGATCCTCGGCATCGTCGCCGGCTGCGGCGAACTCGCCGACAATTTCCACCGCACCCGCTCAAGCCCGGACGGCAAGCCGATCATCGGCTGCGTCAAGAACGGCCTGATCGATGCCGGCATGACCGTGGACCAGATCGACTACATCAATGCCCACGGCACCGGCACGCCGGAAAACGACAAGATGGAATATCTGGGGATCTCCACCGTGTTCGGTGAACTCGCCAAGACCGTTCCGGTGTCGTCGAACAAGTCGATGGTGGGTCACACCCTGTCGGCCGCCGGCGCCGTCGAGGCGGTGTTCTCGCTGCTGACGATTGAACATCAGCGCATTCCGCCGACCATCAATTACGACGTTCCGGACCCGACGATTCCGTTCGATGTGGTTCCCAACACCGCCCGCGACGCCAAGGTCACCGCCGTGATGTCGAATTCGTTCGGATTCGGCGGGCAAAATGCCTCGCTGATCCTCACCGGCGAGCCGGTATAG
- a CDS encoding beta-ketoacyl-ACP synthase, whose protein sequence is MAETRPVVSEPVEAWITGIGIVSSLGEGPDAHWDALNQKRVNVDETTFAPYVVHPLSPVGYDTQIPKKDQRQMEAWQRIGTYAAGLALDSAGVKGNKDILSKMDMIVAAGGGERDLTVDSSILNSEAHGAATPSYLNEKLLNDLRPTLFLAQLSNLLAGNIAIVHGVTGSSRTFMGEEAAGVDAVRIALARIADGQSDIALVGAGHNGERKDMLLLYEFDNFNLRDKHSSVWDRKDKSGFALGSGGAFLVIESKAHAEARGAKPFARLKTVVADRVRRKDGGEVTVSLDKLWTAVGASDADTAVITGATGAEPATSEELSFLKKHADVPVRATGSSFGHAVETQFPLGIGLAALSLSRGALYAPNDSTGTEIEMSKAPSQIVVIGTGHWRGEGMALVEKI, encoded by the coding sequence ATGGCTGAAACACGTCCCGTCGTATCCGAACCGGTCGAAGCATGGATCACCGGCATCGGTATCGTGTCGTCGCTCGGCGAAGGTCCCGATGCGCATTGGGATGCGCTCAATCAGAAGCGCGTGAATGTCGATGAGACGACCTTCGCGCCCTATGTCGTGCACCCCCTGTCCCCCGTGGGCTACGACACCCAGATCCCCAAGAAGGATCAGCGCCAGATGGAAGCCTGGCAGCGCATCGGCACCTATGCGGCCGGTCTTGCGCTCGATTCCGCCGGCGTGAAGGGCAACAAGGACATCCTGTCGAAGATGGACATGATCGTCGCGGCCGGTGGCGGCGAGCGCGATCTCACTGTCGATTCCAGCATCCTCAATTCGGAAGCCCATGGCGCAGCGACGCCGAGCTATCTGAACGAGAAGCTGCTCAACGATCTTCGCCCTACTCTCTTTCTCGCACAGCTCTCTAACCTGCTTGCCGGCAATATCGCCATCGTGCATGGCGTCACCGGTTCGTCCCGCACCTTCATGGGTGAGGAAGCCGCGGGCGTGGATGCGGTGCGTATCGCGCTTGCGCGTATCGCCGATGGCCAGAGCGACATCGCCCTTGTCGGCGCCGGCCATAATGGCGAGCGCAAGGACATGCTGCTGCTGTACGAATTCGACAACTTCAACCTGCGCGACAAGCATTCGTCGGTGTGGGATCGCAAGGACAAGAGCGGCTTCGCGCTCGGCTCCGGCGGCGCCTTCCTCGTCATCGAGTCGAAGGCCCATGCGGAAGCGCGTGGCGCAAAACCGTTTGCACGGCTGAAGACCGTGGTGGCCGATCGTGTACGTCGCAAGGACGGCGGCGAAGTCACCGTCTCGCTCGACAAGCTGTGGACCGCCGTCGGCGCCAGCGATGCGGACACGGCAGTCATCACCGGTGCGACCGGTGCAGAGCCTGCGACCTCGGAAGAACTGAGCTTCCTCAAGAAGCATGCGGATGTGCCGGTGCGCGCGACGGGCTCGTCGTTCGGCCATGCGGTGGAGACGCAGTTTCCGCTCGGCATCGGCCTCGCGGCATTGTCGCTGTCGCGCGGCGCGCTCTATGCGCCCAACGATTCCACGGGCACCGAGATTGAAATGTCGAAGGCGCCCTCCCAGATTGTCGTGATCGGGACCGGCCACTGGCGCGGCGAAGGCATGGCGCTGGTCGAGAAGATTTAA
- a CDS encoding acyl carrier protein — translation MSSTFDQVATIIAETCDIPRDTITPESHAIDDLGIDSLDFLDIAFAIDKAFGIKLPLEKWTQEVNDGKATTEQYFVLKNLSARIDELVAAKGA, via the coding sequence ATGTCCTCCACATTCGATCAGGTCGCTACCATCATCGCGGAAACCTGCGACATCCCGCGCGACACGATCACGCCGGAAAGCCACGCCATCGACGATCTCGGGATCGACAGCCTCGACTTCCTGGATATCGCCTTCGCCATCGACAAGGCGTTCGGGATCAAACTGCCGCTCGAGAAGTGGACCCAGGAAGTCAACGACGGCAAGGCGACCACCGAACAGTATTTCGTTCTGAAGAACCTCAGCGCGCGTATCGACGAACTGGTTGCTGCCAAGGGCGCCTGA
- a CDS encoding ParB-like protein: MSNVREPILQPVPILSLRPTQMTVGMREVKEKRKRWRDHKSKRKQAELLGEHMIPVVLGPDKRHYVVDHHHLARALHDEGVKDVLVTVIADLTMVDQKAFWSVLDHRRWAYPYDAKGERRQFKDIPKSVTGLKDDPFRSLAGEIRRAGGYAKDTTPFSEFLWADLFRRRLSRKDVESDFASAVEKALALAKSKDAIYLPGWCGPASDG, from the coding sequence ATGTCGAATGTCCGCGAACCCATCCTGCAGCCTGTGCCGATCCTGTCGCTGCGCCCGACGCAGATGACAGTGGGCATGCGCGAGGTGAAAGAGAAACGGAAGCGCTGGCGTGACCACAAGTCGAAGCGCAAACAGGCCGAACTGCTCGGCGAGCATATGATCCCGGTGGTGCTCGGTCCGGACAAACGACATTATGTCGTCGATCACCACCATCTCGCGCGTGCGCTGCATGATGAGGGCGTCAAGGATGTGCTCGTCACCGTGATCGCCGATCTCACGATGGTGGATCAGAAGGCGTTCTGGAGCGTGCTCGACCATCGCCGCTGGGCCTATCCCTATGATGCCAAAGGGGAGCGGCGGCAATTCAAGGATATCCCGAAATCGGTCACCGGCCTGAAAGACGATCCGTTCCGCAGTCTGGCTGGCGAGATCCGCCGGGCCGGTGGCTATGCCAAGGACACCACGCCGTTCAGCGAATTCCTGTGGGCCGATCTGTTTCGGCGCCGGCTGTCGCGCAAGGATGTCGAAAGCGATTTCGCCAGTGCCGTCGAAAAGGCGCTGGCCCTCGCCAAGAGCAAGGATGCGATCTATTTGCCCGGCTGGTGCGGCCCGGCATCGGACGGCTGA
- a CDS encoding MgtC/SapB family protein: protein MLDWSEIILRLGIAALAGGAVGLNRDLHGKPVGVRTLALVSLATAMLTTLADPLHQGGFTDAGSRIVQGIVTGIGFLGAGVIFHAEKHFRIRGLTSAACVWLTACIGIMCGAGHWRLVIVSLAITFAVLLLGGKIERALHRAFGGKGDPTSEPMDAPQPSDAGPHQPGK, encoded by the coding sequence GTGCTCGACTGGTCGGAGATCATCCTGCGCCTGGGCATCGCGGCCCTTGCCGGCGGTGCCGTCGGTCTCAATCGCGATCTGCATGGCAAGCCCGTGGGCGTACGCACGCTCGCTCTCGTCAGCCTTGCGACAGCGATGCTGACGACGCTCGCCGATCCCCTGCATCAGGGTGGCTTCACCGATGCCGGCAGCCGGATCGTGCAAGGCATTGTCACGGGCATCGGCTTTCTCGGCGCCGGCGTGATCTTCCATGCCGAGAAGCATTTCCGCATTCGGGGCCTCACCAGCGCAGCATGCGTCTGGCTCACCGCCTGCATCGGCATCATGTGCGGCGCCGGGCACTGGCGGCTGGTGATCGTCTCGCTTGCGATCACCTTCGCGGTGCTGCTGCTCGGCGGCAAGATCGAGCGCGCATTGCACCGCGCCTTCGGCGGCAAGGGCGATCCGACATCCGAGCCCATGGATGCGCCTCAGCCGTCCGATGCCGGGCCGCACCAGCCGGGCAAATAG
- a CDS encoding ATP-binding protein, whose amino-acid sequence MNHLTSTASFGRIISVRGSLARVGLLAVNPMSPSEMRGTVGRFVSIRCASSTIIAMITEVSSENMQSSEHYVASASVDLLGEIIGTPEHPKFQRGVTNYPTIGDTVDLITQNELRTVYAPSGSDQINVGTLQQDRSVIAYVDVEEMLSKHFAVLGSTGVGKSSGVSLLLNEILRARPNLRIFLLDVHNEYGRCFGDKALVLNPRNLKLPFWLFNFEEIVDVLFAGRPGVPEELEILSEVIPIAKGVYTQYQNADRIGLKRIDPKTIGYTVDTPVPYRLVDMISLIDERMGKLENRSSRIQYHKLISRIEAVKNDPRYAFMFDNANVGGDTMAEVISHLFRLPANGKPMTIMQLAGFPAEVVDSVVSVLCRMAFDFGLWSDGVSPLLFVCEEAHRYASADRNIGFGPTRKAVSRIAKEGRKYGVYLGLVTQRPAELDATIISQCNTLFAMRLANDRDQALLRSAVSDAAANLLSFVPSLGTREVLAFGEGVALPTRLRFKEVPPHQLPRSESAISTVPSVAAGHDMHFVGAVLERWRGATTSRDVPNDPGFIERPLAAPTRTMDAPMLQPSLGLDPDRFSLLKKPLR is encoded by the coding sequence ATGAACCATCTGACTTCAACAGCGTCGTTCGGGCGCATCATCTCCGTGCGCGGTTCGCTGGCGCGCGTCGGCCTTCTTGCCGTCAATCCGATGAGCCCATCGGAGATGCGCGGCACCGTCGGCCGTTTCGTCAGCATTCGCTGCGCCAGCTCGACGATCATTGCCATGATCACCGAAGTCTCGTCCGAGAACATGCAGAGCTCGGAGCATTATGTGGCGAGCGCATCGGTGGACCTGCTCGGCGAGATCATCGGCACGCCGGAACACCCCAAATTCCAGCGCGGCGTCACCAATTATCCGACCATCGGCGACACCGTCGATCTGATCACCCAGAACGAGCTGCGCACCGTCTATGCGCCGTCCGGTTCTGACCAGATCAATGTCGGCACGCTGCAGCAGGATCGCTCGGTGATCGCCTATGTCGATGTCGAGGAAATGCTGAGCAAGCATTTCGCCGTGCTCGGTTCGACCGGCGTCGGCAAGTCGTCGGGTGTTTCGCTGCTGCTCAACGAGATCCTGCGCGCACGGCCGAACCTGCGCATTTTCCTGCTCGATGTGCACAATGAATATGGGCGCTGCTTCGGCGACAAGGCGCTGGTGCTCAATCCGCGAAATCTGAAACTGCCGTTCTGGCTGTTCAATTTCGAAGAGATCGTCGATGTGCTGTTCGCCGGCCGCCCCGGCGTGCCCGAAGAGCTGGAAATTCTCTCGGAAGTGATCCCGATCGCCAAGGGCGTCTATACGCAATACCAGAATGCCGACCGTATCGGCCTCAAGCGCATCGATCCGAAGACCATCGGCTATACGGTGGACACGCCGGTCCCGTATCGCCTGGTCGATATGATCTCGCTGATCGACGAGCGCATGGGCAAGCTGGAGAACCGCTCATCGCGCATCCAGTATCACAAGCTGATCTCGCGCATCGAGGCCGTGAAGAACGATCCGCGCTACGCCTTCATGTTCGACAACGCCAATGTCGGCGGCGACACCATGGCTGAAGTGATCAGCCATCTGTTCCGCCTGCCCGCCAATGGCAAGCCGATGACCATCATGCAGCTCGCAGGCTTCCCCGCGGAAGTCGTGGATTCCGTGGTGTCGGTGCTGTGCCGCATGGCGTTCGATTTCGGCCTGTGGAGCGACGGTGTGTCGCCGCTGCTGTTCGTCTGCGAGGAAGCGCATCGCTACGCCTCCGCCGACCGCAATATCGGCTTCGGTCCGACCCGCAAGGCGGTGTCGCGCATCGCCAAGGAAGGCCGCAAATACGGCGTCTATCTCGGCCTCGTGACCCAGCGTCCCGCCGAACTCGACGCCACCATCATTTCACAGTGCAACACGTTGTTCGCGATGCGTCTGGCCAATGACCGCGACCAGGCGCTGCTGCGCTCGGCGGTGTCGGATGCGGCCGCCAACCTGCTCTCTTTCGTGCCCTCGCTCGGCACCCGCGAAGTGCTCGCCTTCGGCGAAGGCGTCGCACTGCCGACGCGTCTGCGCTTCAAGGAAGTGCCGCCGCATCAGCTGCCGCGCTCGGAATCCGCGATCTCGACGGTGCCATCGGTCGCCGCCGGCCACGACATGCATTTCGTCGGTGCCGTGCTGGAGCGCTGGCGCGGCGCGACCACGAGCCGCGACGTACCGAACGATCCCGGCTTCATCGAACGCCCACTGGCGGCGCCGACACGCACCATGGACGCGCCGATGCTGCAGCCCTCGCTCGGCCTCGATCCCGATCGCTTCTCGCTGCTGAAGAAGCCGCTGCGCTAG
- a CDS encoding TonB-dependent receptor, which yields MTYFKTCKSRLYAGVATGVVTLCLSGVSSSEADAQTASSQTLPPIAVDAPQQRARTSTVRTRTAPQRVTRVAPRQQTEQPVAPTTTMGTTRTIGTPAPAYAGGQVATGGTLGLLGSTSVMNTPFSTVNYTSELIENQQGRTAADTLINDASVRTTTGGNGFDDTFQIRGFQVGSGDVGLNGLYGLVSSSRVPSQIIERIELLKGPGALINGMAPGSSVGGGINIATKRAGEVPFSRLTPFFMSAGNYGMHLETSQRFGANKEWGVRFNGVGRNGEASVDGGNWRAGLGALSLDYRGERFRWTLDAISQNDDTKNFRPQMTVQATVPFIPAPPDARSNWYPGTMLTQRDNTIASSFEYDLADAVTAYAGIGYREGKNEQIFPDSRVGGPTGMDALGNFRVGNGYYDSYSKTLSGNVGLRSRFNTGFIGHSVNVGFSGFQQENGNSSSVNPAAQAISSNIYNPLPLPMITVPRLTPGKASDITRTSVAIADTMSFLNDMFLVTVGVRHQMVKQDAFNPVSGVPGASYDSGATTPLAGVVFKPWHNVSLYANYAEGLSQGQVVPGGAPNNYTNAGAVLAPFKSKQQEAGVKVDWGTITTTAAVFQITRPATQTTPAGELSYNGEQRNRGLELNAYGLVMPGLRGLVSATFLKPELTNPTNPLERGNDAAGVPDKTFSAGLDWDTPWVYGLSLNGRVIYTGQSYLTSANLPNQRFSDWTRLDIGARYTTTAITGKPVTIRANIENVTGENYWLTTGNFVTVGSPRTYVVSAAFDF from the coding sequence GTGACCTACTTCAAGACCTGTAAGAGCCGTTTGTATGCTGGCGTGGCGACTGGCGTTGTCACGCTGTGCCTGAGCGGCGTGAGTTCCTCCGAAGCCGATGCGCAGACCGCGTCGTCGCAAACGTTGCCGCCGATCGCGGTCGATGCACCTCAGCAGCGCGCACGCACATCGACCGTGCGCACGCGTACCGCGCCTCAGCGCGTCACCCGCGTGGCGCCGCGTCAGCAGACCGAACAGCCGGTTGCACCGACCACCACGATGGGAACCACGCGCACGATCGGCACGCCGGCGCCCGCTTATGCCGGTGGCCAGGTCGCGACCGGCGGCACGCTGGGCCTGCTCGGTAGCACGAGCGTGATGAACACGCCGTTCAGCACGGTGAACTACACATCGGAGCTGATCGAGAACCAGCAGGGGCGTACTGCAGCCGATACGCTGATCAATGACGCATCCGTACGTACGACGACGGGCGGCAACGGTTTCGACGACACGTTCCAGATTCGCGGCTTCCAGGTTGGTTCGGGCGATGTCGGTCTCAACGGCCTTTACGGACTGGTATCCTCCAGCCGCGTGCCCTCGCAGATCATCGAGCGGATCGAACTGCTCAAGGGGCCGGGCGCCTTGATCAACGGCATGGCCCCCGGCAGCAGCGTCGGCGGCGGCATCAACATCGCGACCAAGCGTGCCGGCGAAGTGCCGTTCTCGCGCCTGACGCCGTTCTTCATGAGCGCCGGCAATTACGGTATGCATCTGGAGACGAGCCAGCGCTTCGGCGCGAACAAGGAGTGGGGTGTCCGCTTCAACGGCGTCGGCCGCAACGGCGAAGCCTCGGTGGATGGCGGCAACTGGCGCGCCGGCCTCGGCGCATTGTCGCTCGATTATCGTGGCGAACGTTTCCGCTGGACGCTGGATGCGATTTCGCAGAACGACGATACGAAGAACTTCCGTCCGCAGATGACCGTCCAGGCAACCGTGCCGTTCATTCCGGCGCCGCCGGATGCGCGCAGCAACTGGTATCCGGGCACGATGCTGACGCAGCGTGACAACACGATCGCATCGAGCTTCGAATACGATCTGGCCGACGCCGTGACGGCCTATGCCGGGATCGGCTATCGCGAGGGCAAGAACGAACAGATCTTCCCGGATTCGCGCGTGGGTGGCCCCACCGGCATGGATGCGCTCGGCAATTTCCGGGTCGGCAATGGCTACTACGATTCCTATAGCAAGACGCTGAGCGGCAATGTCGGTCTGCGGTCGCGCTTCAATACGGGCTTCATCGGCCATTCGGTCAATGTCGGCTTCAGTGGCTTCCAGCAGGAGAATGGCAACTCCTCGTCGGTCAATCCTGCAGCCCAGGCCATCTCGTCGAATATCTACAACCCGCTGCCGCTGCCGATGATCACCGTCCCGCGTCTGACGCCAGGAAAGGCCAGCGACATCACGCGCACGAGCGTGGCCATCGCGGACACCATGTCCTTCCTGAATGACATGTTCCTGGTGACCGTCGGCGTGCGCCATCAGATGGTGAAGCAGGACGCGTTCAATCCGGTCTCTGGTGTCCCGGGGGCGAGCTACGATTCCGGTGCAACGACGCCGCTTGCCGGTGTCGTGTTCAAGCCATGGCACAACGTGTCGCTCTATGCGAACTACGCTGAAGGCCTGAGCCAGGGGCAGGTCGTCCCCGGTGGCGCGCCCAACAACTACACCAATGCGGGTGCCGTGCTCGCGCCCTTCAAGTCGAAGCAGCAGGAAGCCGGCGTCAAGGTCGATTGGGGCACCATCACGACAACGGCTGCGGTGTTCCAGATCACACGCCCGGCGACGCAGACGACCCCGGCTGGCGAACTCTCCTATAACGGCGAGCAGCGCAACCGTGGTCTCGAGCTGAACGCTTACGGCCTGGTGATGCCCGGCCTGCGCGGCCTGGTCAGCGCGACTTTCCTGAAGCCTGAACTGACCAATCCGACCAATCCGCTGGAGCGCGGCAATGATGCGGCCGGCGTGCCGGACAAGACGTTCTCGGCGGGCCTCGATTGGGACACGCCGTGGGTCTATGGTCTCTCGCTCAACGGGCGCGTGATCTATACCGGCCAGTCCTATCTCACCAGCGCCAACCTGCCGAACCAGCGCTTCTCGGACTGGACCCGCCTGGATATCGGTGCGCGCTACACGACGACGGCGATCACCGGCAAGCCAGTCACGATCCGCGCGAATATCGAGAACGTCACCGGCGAGAATTACTGGCTGACCACCGGCAACTTCGTCACGGTCGGTTCGCCGCGCACTTATGTCGTGTCGGCAGCATTCGATTTCTGA
- a CDS encoding cobalt ABC transporter substrate-binding protein has translation MMKLSISAVALLATVASAQAHQIWIEQAEGQNAIIRFGEFGENLREASPGLLDKFGKPTGTLISAKGEQKSDATKTANGFTLPFKAASGDGIVAEDASYPLYTWKQQGKDTTNWFYPAARLITGFAEQKPKLILDLVPTGRDGEFKLFFKEQPKAKTKVTLVTESGWSKEATTDEQGLVKFDMPWKGTYVAEVSFTDRTAGERAGANGAEKYDGVSYATAVTYVNASGLAPIPAGPAATPGK, from the coding sequence ATGATGAAGCTGTCCATTTCCGCCGTTGCTTTGCTCGCGACTGTCGCGTCCGCGCAGGCGCATCAGATCTGGATCGAGCAGGCCGAGGGGCAGAACGCGATCATTCGCTTCGGCGAATTCGGTGAGAATCTGCGCGAGGCATCGCCGGGTCTGCTCGACAAGTTCGGCAAGCCGACGGGTACGCTGATTTCCGCCAAGGGCGAACAGAAGTCGGATGCGACGAAGACCGCAAATGGCTTCACGCTGCCGTTCAAGGCTGCATCCGGTGACGGTATCGTCGCTGAGGATGCCAGCTATCCGCTCTATACGTGGAAGCAGCAGGGCAAGGACACCACCAACTGGTTCTATCCGGCAGCACGCCTCATCACTGGCTTCGCCGAACAGAAGCCGAAGCTGATCCTCGATCTCGTGCCGACCGGCCGTGATGGCGAGTTCAAGCTGTTCTTCAAGGAACAGCCCAAGGCCAAGACCAAGGTGACGCTGGTGACGGAGTCCGGCTGGTCGAAGGAAGCGACCACCGACGAGCAGGGCCTCGTGAAGTTCGACATGCCCTGGAAGGGGACATATGTGGCCGAAGTCAGCTTCACCGACCGTACTGCGGGCGAACGCGCTGGTGCCAATGGTGCAGAGAAGTATGACGGCGTGAGCTATGCGACCGCCGTGACTTACGTGAACGCCAGCGGCCTTGCGCCCATTCCTGCAGGCCCGGCGGCCACACCGGGCAAATGA